A section of the Mycobacteriales bacterium genome encodes:
- the tal gene encoding transaldolase: MTDPLKELSEAGVAIWLDDLSRERLVSGSLATMIRDSHVVGVTTNPTIFQHAISGSALYDEQVKDLAIRGVGIGEALRSVTAHDVRAACDLFRPAYEASDGVDGRVSIEVSPALANDTEKTIAEARELWWLVDRPNLFIKIPATVEGVPAIEQALSEGISVNVTLIFSLQRYGDVIDAFFSGLERARSAGHDLSRLGSVASFFVSRVDTEVDSRLDKLGTDEAKQLRGKAAIANARLAYQLFEEKFDSDRWRALAAVGAKPQRPLWASTSTKDPAYEDTMYVVELVASGTVNTMPESTLRAVADHGVITGDTIRSNYSDAQSVLDRLAAIGIDYDDVVHVLEIEGVEKFDTSWNELTDSVQGELEKLAGGK; encoded by the coding sequence ATGACCGACCCGCTGAAGGAACTGTCCGAAGCCGGCGTCGCCATCTGGCTGGATGACTTGTCGCGCGAACGGCTGGTGAGCGGCAGCCTGGCGACGATGATCCGCGACTCGCACGTCGTCGGCGTCACTACCAACCCGACGATCTTCCAGCACGCGATCAGCGGCAGCGCGCTCTACGACGAGCAGGTCAAGGACCTCGCGATCCGAGGGGTCGGCATCGGCGAGGCGTTGCGTTCCGTCACGGCGCACGACGTCCGCGCGGCGTGCGACCTGTTCCGGCCCGCGTACGAAGCGAGCGACGGTGTCGACGGACGGGTCTCGATCGAGGTGTCCCCTGCACTCGCCAACGACACCGAGAAGACGATCGCCGAGGCACGCGAGCTGTGGTGGCTGGTCGACCGCCCCAACCTGTTCATCAAGATCCCGGCGACCGTCGAGGGCGTGCCCGCGATCGAGCAGGCGCTGTCAGAGGGCATCAGCGTCAACGTCACCTTGATCTTCTCCCTGCAGCGCTACGGCGACGTCATCGACGCGTTCTTCTCCGGCCTCGAGCGCGCGCGGTCGGCGGGACACGACCTGTCGAGGCTCGGCTCGGTCGCGTCCTTCTTCGTGTCGCGCGTGGACACCGAGGTCGACAGCCGGCTGGACAAGCTGGGCACCGACGAGGCGAAGCAGCTGCGCGGCAAGGCCGCCATTGCCAACGCCCGGCTCGCCTACCAGCTGTTCGAGGAGAAGTTCGACTCCGATCGGTGGCGAGCGCTGGCCGCGGTCGGCGCGAAGCCGCAACGACCGTTGTGGGCGTCGACGTCGACGAAGGACCCGGCGTACGAGGACACGATGTACGTCGTCGAGCTGGTCGCTTCCGGAACCGTCAACACGATGCCGGAAAGCACGCTGCGAGCGGTCGCGGACCACGGCGTGATCACGGGCGACACGATCCGCTCGAACTACAGCGACGCGCAAAGCGTCCTCGATCGGCTCGCCGCGATCGGCATCGACTACGACGATGTCGTGCATGTACTCGAGATCGAGGGGGTTGAGAAGTTCGACACCTCGTGGAACGAGCTCACCGACTCCGTCCAGGGCGAGCTCGAGAAGCTGGCGGGTGGGAAGTGA